A single genomic interval of Oncorhynchus mykiss isolate Arlee chromosome 13, USDA_OmykA_1.1, whole genome shotgun sequence harbors:
- the LOC118938307 gene encoding myosin heavy chain, embryonic smooth muscle isoform-like → MAQKSENARQQLERQNKDLRAKLGELEGSVKSQFKASITALEAKILQLEEQLEQEAKERAAANKLVRWTEKKLKEVCMQVEDERRHSDQYKEQSEKANSRMKQLKRQLEEESTRANAYRRKLQRELDDATESSEGLSREVNTLKSRLRRGGPISFSSSRSGRRQLQVEGTSLDLLSDDEVENKTTDANANETPAAPQPE, encoded by the exons ATGGCCCAGAAGAGTGAAAATGCGCGCCAGCAGCTGGAGAGGCAGAACAAGGACTTGAGGGCCAAGCTGGGCGAGCTGGAGGGTTCCGTGAAGAGCCAGTTCAAGGCCTCCATCACCGCCCTGGAGGCCAAGATACTGCAGCTGGAGGAGCAGCTGGAGCAGGAGGCTAAG GAGCGAGCAGCGGCCAATAAGCTTGTGAGATGGACAGAGAAGAAGCTGAAGGAGGTGTGCATGCAGGTGGAGGACGAGCGCCGCCATTCCGACCAGTACAAGGAACAG AGTGAGAAGGCCAACTCTCGTATGAAACAGCTGAAGAGGCAGCTTGAGGAGGAGTCCACACGTGCCAACGCCTACCGCAGGAAGCTGCAGAGGGAGCTGGACGATGCCACTGAGAGCAGCGAGGGTCTCAGCCGTGAGGTCAACACACTCAAGAGCCGCCTCAG GCGTGGAGGCCCCATCAGTTTCTCCTCCAGCCGCTCGGGCAGGCGTCAGCTGCAGGTGGAGGGAACATCGCTCGACCTCCTATCCGACGATGAGGTGGAAAACAAAACCACGGACGCCAATGCCAACGAGACGCCAGCAGCTCCCCAACCAGAGTAG